A DNA window from Candidatus Dormiibacterota bacterium contains the following coding sequences:
- a CDS encoding metalloregulator ArsR/SmtB family transcription factor has translation MPRTQVRARNHPLEAAMEAIASPRRRQILRLVWGAEHSAGEIASTVRDVSWPAVSQNLRVLKNSGLITERRQGTHRYYKADRRALGPLEVVLRQMWARDLGRLRDLAEEEVGRKRHG, from the coding sequence ATGCCCAGAACGCAAGTCCGAGCTCGCAATCACCCGCTCGAAGCCGCCATGGAGGCGATCGCCAGTCCGCGGCGGCGCCAGATCTTGCGGCTGGTCTGGGGTGCGGAGCACTCCGCCGGTGAAATCGCCTCGACGGTTCGCGATGTGAGCTGGCCGGCGGTTTCCCAGAACCTACGAGTCCTCAAGAATTCCGGCCTGATCACCGAGCGGCGCCAGGGCACCCATCGCTACTACAAAGCCGATCGGCGGGCGCTCGGCCCGCTCGAGGTCGTGTTACGACAGATGTGGGCGCGCGATCTCGGCCGGCTGCGCGACCTCGCTGAAGAGGAGGTCGGTCGGAAGCGGCATGGTTGA
- a CDS encoding SRPBCC family protein produces the protein MVEDLTGAIEITQRIEASPDIVFAYLTDRHRFVKWMGVGAELDARPGGRFRIDVDGVHIASGEYQEIDPPRRLVMTWGWEGHATVPPGSTTVEITLTPEQGATVLRLRHLGLPDEGERRQHTEGWRLYSSQLAESAAAGGRN, from the coding sequence ATGGTTGAGGACCTGACGGGCGCGATCGAGATCACGCAGCGGATCGAGGCGTCACCCGACATCGTGTTCGCCTACCTGACGGACCGGCACCGCTTCGTGAAATGGATGGGCGTCGGCGCCGAGCTCGATGCGCGGCCAGGCGGACGGTTTCGCATCGACGTCGACGGCGTGCACATCGCGAGTGGGGAATACCAGGAGATCGATCCGCCGCGCCGGCTGGTGATGACCTGGGGTTGGGAGGGCCATGCGACCGTCCCGCCTGGATCGACGACCGTCGAGATCACGTTGACGCCCGAGCAGGGTGCGACCGTGCTCCGGCTGCGTCACCTCGGACTGCCCGACGAGGGCGAACGCCGCCAGCACACCGAAGGCTGGAGGCTCTACAGCAGCCAGCTCGCCGAGTCGGCGGCGGCTGGAGGTCGAAACTAG
- a CDS encoding NAD(P)/FAD-dependent oxidoreductase encodes MIERVDVVVLGMGVGGEEVANSLADEGLSVVGIESNLVGGECPYFGCIPTKMMIRADDMLAEGRRIPGFAGDSTVKPDWKPVARRIRDVATDNWNDQVAVERFEGKGGHFVRGAGRLAGPGKVSVDGTTYEASRGIVISTGTSPAVPPIPGLDRVKYWTNRDAVKVEELPESLVILGGGAIGVELSQVFARFGVKVSIIEGMNRVLALEEPEASAVLGEVLQRDGVELWLNSRAQSVEPHGDAIAVNLEGGRQVGGQALLVATGRRANLGDIGLETVGLDPSARLLEPDDHLRVGERIWAIGDVTVSGGFTHMAIYHAGIAIDDILGKPGPSADYRAKPRVTFTDPEVGATGLTEEQAKKKGLNVRTGIQKASVTSRGWIHGPGNDGFIKVVEDADRGVLVGATTMGPRGGDLLGIFELAIKMQIPSDELRHLIYAYPTFYRGSGEAVRKLGPDAHSPMR; translated from the coding sequence ATGATTGAGCGCGTCGACGTCGTCGTCCTCGGCATGGGCGTCGGCGGTGAGGAAGTCGCCAATTCCCTTGCCGACGAGGGACTGTCGGTGGTCGGCATTGAGAGCAACCTGGTCGGCGGTGAGTGTCCCTACTTCGGTTGTATTCCCACGAAGATGATGATCCGCGCCGATGACATGCTCGCCGAAGGCCGTCGTATTCCGGGCTTCGCCGGGGACTCGACCGTGAAGCCGGACTGGAAACCCGTGGCGCGGCGCATCCGCGACGTGGCCACCGACAATTGGAACGACCAGGTCGCGGTCGAGCGATTCGAGGGCAAGGGCGGCCATTTCGTCCGGGGGGCCGGGAGACTCGCCGGCCCCGGCAAGGTCTCGGTCGACGGCACCACGTACGAGGCCTCGCGCGGGATCGTGATTTCGACCGGAACGTCGCCCGCCGTGCCACCCATCCCCGGCCTCGACCGCGTCAAGTACTGGACGAACCGCGACGCCGTCAAGGTCGAAGAGCTCCCGGAGTCCCTGGTGATCCTCGGCGGCGGCGCGATCGGCGTCGAACTTTCGCAGGTGTTCGCTCGCTTCGGGGTCAAGGTCTCGATCATCGAAGGCATGAACCGCGTGCTGGCGCTGGAGGAGCCGGAGGCCAGCGCGGTGCTCGGCGAGGTGCTGCAACGCGACGGCGTCGAGCTCTGGCTCAATAGCCGCGCCCAGTCGGTCGAGCCGCACGGTGACGCGATCGCGGTCAACCTGGAGGGCGGGCGCCAGGTCGGGGGTCAGGCATTGCTGGTCGCAACTGGACGTCGCGCCAACCTGGGGGACATCGGCCTGGAAACGGTCGGCCTCGATCCATCCGCGCGCCTGCTCGAACCGGATGACCATCTCCGTGTGGGTGAGCGGATCTGGGCGATCGGCGACGTGACCGTGAGCGGCGGCTTCACCCACATGGCGATCTACCATGCCGGCATCGCGATCGACGACATCCTGGGCAAGCCCGGGCCCAGCGCCGACTATCGAGCGAAGCCTCGGGTCACGTTCACCGACCCGGAGGTGGGCGCGACCGGCCTCACCGAGGAGCAGGCGAAGAAGAAGGGGCTCAACGTTCGGACCGGGATCCAGAAGGCATCCGTTACCTCCCGCGGCTGGATCCACGGACCGGGCAACGATGGCTTCATCAAAGTCGTCGAGGACGCCGACCGCGGGGTGCTGGTCGGTGCCACGACGATGGGTCCCCGGGGCGGCGATCTCCTCGGCATCTTCGAGCTCGCGATCAAGATGCAGATTCCCAGTGATGAGCTGCGCCATCTGATCTACGCCTATCCGACGTTCTACCGCGGTTCGGGCGAGGCGGTGCGCAAGCTCGGACCCGACGCGCACAGCCCGATGCGCTGA